One Heteronotia binoei isolate CCM8104 ecotype False Entrance Well chromosome 10, APGP_CSIRO_Hbin_v1, whole genome shotgun sequence genomic region harbors:
- the SFT2D3 gene encoding vesicle transport protein SFT2C, translating into MADLNRQLQEYLAQSKGSSGSTVPPAPQSPPQDKTEEPGSGLGAWFGRVNPFPATGTWPWAAEPEPDPWLPTGLSRWQRLVGSALCLLLAVLCFGLATLYGSLLLLRKFALLWSLGSAFALGAVGFLRGPSRLLGEPDRRGLALFYLGSLAGTLYAALGLRSTLLTTLLAGVQLVAGGAYLLASLPGGAAGLRYIGGFLTGFVRRRVSKTLPV; encoded by the coding sequence ATGGCAGATCTGAACCGGCAATTGCAAGAATACTTGGCCCAGTCTAAGGGGAGCAGCGGCTCAACAGTCCCGCCGGCACCTCAGAGCCCACCgcaggataaaacggaggagccTGGGTCCGGTTTGGGAGCTTGGTTTGGCCGGGTGAATCCTTTCCCCGCAACGGGAACGTGGCCTTGGGCAGCTGAGCCAGAGCCAGACCCGTGGCTGCCCACAGGTCTGTCCCGCTGGCAGCGCCTGGTGGGGAGCGCCTTGTGTCTGCTGCTGGCCGTTCTTTGCTTTGGCCTCGCCACCCTCTATGGCTCACTGCTGCTGCTCAGGAAGTTTGCTCTCCTATGGTCCCTGGGCTCGGCCTTCGCACTCGGTGCCGTCGGCTTCCTGCGGGGCCCGAGTCGTCTCCTAGGGGAGCCTGACCGCCGTGGCCTGGCTCTTTTTTACTTGGGCTCTTTGGCTGGCACCCTGTATGCTGCACTTGGTCTCCGGAGCACCTTGCTTACCACTCTGCTTGCCGGCGTCCAATTGGTGGCTGGTGGCGCCTATTTGCTGGCATCACTGCCTGGTGGTGCCGCAGGACTACGCTACATTGGTGGGTTCTTAACTGGTTTTGTGCGGCGGCGTGTGTCTAAAACACTCCCAGTGTGA